The Acinetobacter sp. GSS19 genome includes a region encoding these proteins:
- the dnaJ gene encoding molecular chaperone DnaJ, whose amino-acid sequence MAKRDYYEVLGVSKTASDDEIKKAYRKLAMKYHPDRNPDNPEAEEKFKEASEAYEVLSDSEKRSMYDRMGHNAFEGGFGGGGGGGFGGFSAEDIFSQFGDIFGGAFGGGGGRQQRQRRGSDLRYVMELTLEEAVKGVKKTITFTAPAPCEACDGKGSKNPNDVETCPTCHGAGQVRMQQGFFSVQQTCGTCRGQGQIIKNPCGSCHGSGVADRQQTLEVTIPAGVDNGDRVRLSGKGEAIRDGQSGDLYVEVVVREHEVFQRDGADLYMDVPITIADAALGKEIEIPTLDGRVSLKIPEGTQTGKLFRLRGKGVRPVRSSMVGDLLCRIVVETPVNLTSRQRELLKELQATLDGDDNKSSPKKKSFFDRLFD is encoded by the coding sequence ATGGCTAAACGTGATTATTATGAGGTTTTAGGCGTTTCGAAAACCGCAAGTGATGATGAAATCAAAAAAGCCTACCGTAAGTTGGCGATGAAATATCATCCAGACCGTAATCCTGACAATCCTGAAGCTGAAGAAAAATTCAAAGAAGCCTCTGAAGCCTACGAAGTTCTATCCGACAGTGAAAAACGCAGCATGTATGACCGTATGGGTCACAATGCGTTTGAAGGTGGCTTTGGTGGCGGTGGTGGTGGCGGTTTCGGTGGTTTTAGCGCCGAAGACATCTTTAGCCAGTTTGGTGACATTTTCGGTGGTGCGTTTGGCGGTGGTGGTGGACGCCAGCAACGCCAGCGTCGCGGTTCTGACCTGCGTTATGTAATGGAACTCACCCTGGAAGAAGCCGTAAAAGGCGTGAAAAAAACCATTACGTTCACTGCACCTGCACCATGTGAAGCGTGTGATGGTAAGGGTTCAAAAAATCCGAATGATGTCGAGACCTGTCCAACCTGTCATGGTGCCGGTCAGGTTCGTATGCAGCAAGGCTTCTTTTCGGTACAGCAAACCTGTGGAACTTGCCGTGGTCAAGGCCAAATCATCAAGAACCCATGTGGCAGCTGTCATGGTTCAGGTGTTGCTGATCGTCAGCAAACACTTGAAGTCACGATTCCAGCCGGTGTAGATAATGGTGACCGCGTACGTTTGAGCGGTAAAGGCGAAGCGATCCGTGATGGTCAATCCGGTGATTTGTACGTTGAAGTCGTGGTACGCGAGCACGAAGTGTTCCAGCGTGATGGTGCTGATCTGTATATGGACGTGCCGATTACGATTGCGGATGCGGCTTTGGGTAAAGAAATTGAGATTCCAACGCTGGATGGTCGTGTCAGCCTGAAAATTCCGGAAGGTACGCAAACCGGTAAACTGTTCCGTTTACGGGGTAAAGGGGTACGTCCGGTACGTAGCAGTATGGTGGGCGATCTGCTTTGCCGTATTGTGGTGGAAACGCCAGTGAATCTGACCAGTCGCCAGCGTGAATTGCTCAAAGAGTTACAAGCGACCCTGGATGGTGATGACAACAAATCATCCCCAAAGAAAAAGTCATTCTTTGACCGTCTTTTTGACTAA
- the dapB gene encoding 4-hydroxy-tetrahydrodipicolinate reductase translates to MSATPRIGVLGAGGRMGRILIQAVQQAGYQLAAAVERPESSLLGADAGELAGIGAIGVKVVGNLKDVLQDCDVVIDFTAPAATEQHLKLCREAGVAMVIGTTGMNDEQKAVLDESATQTPVVYAANYSVGVNVSIKLLELAAKVFGDTVDIEIIEAHHRHKVDAPSGTALMMGEAVADTLGRNLKEVAVYGREGYTGPRDRQTIGFETIRGGDIVGEHTVMFIGEGERVEVTHKATNRMNFAAGAVRAAAWVVGREARKYDMKDVLGFNDIEV, encoded by the coding sequence ATGTCAGCAACTCCACGCATTGGTGTATTGGGCGCAGGTGGCCGTATGGGACGTATCCTGATTCAGGCCGTACAACAGGCAGGTTATCAATTGGCTGCTGCGGTTGAACGTCCTGAGAGTTCTTTACTGGGTGCTGATGCCGGTGAGCTGGCAGGAATCGGCGCCATTGGCGTGAAGGTGGTCGGTAATCTGAAAGATGTGCTACAGGACTGTGATGTCGTGATTGACTTTACTGCACCTGCTGCAACCGAACAGCATTTGAAATTATGCCGTGAAGCCGGTGTGGCAATGGTGATTGGTACCACTGGTATGAACGACGAACAAAAAGCCGTGCTGGATGAAAGTGCGACACAAACGCCGGTGGTCTATGCAGCAAACTACTCTGTAGGCGTGAATGTGTCGATCAAACTGCTTGAACTGGCAGCAAAAGTATTTGGTGATACGGTTGATATCGAGATTATTGAAGCGCATCACCGTCATAAAGTCGATGCGCCATCAGGTACTGCTTTGATGATGGGTGAAGCGGTTGCCGATACTTTGGGTCGTAATCTGAAAGAAGTCGCAGTGTATGGCCGTGAAGGTTATACTGGACCACGTGACCGTCAAACCATCGGTTTTGAAACCATTCGCGGTGGCGATATCGTGGGTGAACACACCGTGATGTTTATTGGTGAAGGCGAGCGTGTTGAAGTGACGCATAAAGCGACCAACCGTATGAACTTTGCTGCAGGTGCGGTACGTGCTGCTGCTTGGGTGGTTGGCCGTGAAGCACGTAAATACGATATGAAAGATGTATTAGGTTTTAACGACATTGAAGTCTAA
- the ahr gene encoding NADPH-dependent aldehyde reductase Ahr — MSENLIQAYAAMQAGEALVPYQFDAGELQPHQVEVDVEYCGLCHSDISIINNDWRSSVYPVIPGHEIIGRIRRLGTEAKGLKIGQRVGIGWTAESCQYCDFCIAGQAVQCTGERVATIVDHAGGFADKVRAGWQWVIPLPEDLDPESAGPLLCGGITVFNPMIKHGIQAVHHVGVIGIGGLGHIAIKLLKAWGCEITAFTSSLDKTEELKAMGADHVVNSRDSEALKNQRGKFDLLLSTVNVTLDWPAYLSTLAPNGTAHLLGLTLEPIPVSAGSLISGSKSITGSATGSPATLRQLLKFAARKNIAPQVEVFPMSQINAAIERLHSGKARYRIVLKADF, encoded by the coding sequence ATGAGCGAAAATCTCATTCAGGCCTATGCAGCCATGCAGGCCGGTGAAGCACTGGTGCCTTACCAATTCGATGCAGGAGAATTACAGCCACATCAGGTCGAAGTGGATGTCGAATACTGCGGCCTGTGCCATTCCGATATTTCCATCATCAACAATGACTGGCGCTCTTCCGTGTATCCAGTCATCCCGGGTCATGAAATTATTGGTCGCATCCGCCGTCTAGGTACAGAAGCCAAAGGCCTGAAAATTGGACAACGGGTCGGGATTGGCTGGACAGCTGAAAGCTGTCAGTACTGTGATTTCTGTATCGCAGGTCAGGCTGTACAGTGTACTGGGGAACGGGTGGCTACTATCGTTGACCATGCTGGTGGTTTCGCCGATAAAGTTCGTGCCGGTTGGCAATGGGTCATTCCACTTCCTGAGGATCTGGATCCAGAAAGTGCGGGGCCGTTATTATGCGGCGGTATCACGGTTTTTAATCCGATGATCAAACATGGTATCCAAGCAGTACACCATGTCGGTGTCATCGGGATTGGTGGCCTCGGGCATATCGCGATTAAATTACTCAAAGCTTGGGGCTGTGAAATTACTGCTTTTACCTCGAGTCTGGATAAAACCGAAGAGCTCAAAGCCATGGGTGCAGATCATGTGGTGAATAGCCGTGATTCAGAGGCACTGAAAAACCAACGCGGTAAATTTGACCTGTTACTCAGCACCGTTAATGTCACGCTGGACTGGCCGGCCTATCTGAGTACGCTAGCGCCGAATGGCACGGCGCATTTGTTGGGTCTGACCTTGGAGCCAATTCCTGTTTCTGCGGGCAGTTTAATTAGTGGTTCTAAATCCATTACCGGTTCTGCAACAGGCTCCCCGGCAACCTTACGCCAGTTACTTAAATTTGCCGCAAGGAAAAACATTGCGCCACAGGTTGAAGTGTTCCCAATGTCCCAGATCAATGCAGCCATTGAACGTTTGCATTCCGGCAAAGCACGTTATCGCATTGTGCTAAAAGCAGACTTTTAA
- a CDS encoding DNA-3-methyladenine glycosylase I encodes MSLQRCGWCGTNALYVAYHDQEWGRPVYDAAQLFEMLCLEGQQAGLSWLTVLKKRPAYREHFFQYPIAQIAAFTDAELQLKCQDAGLIRHLGKLQAIRDNACAWQTLQQQEQDIVAWLWRFTPSPRPIHCITDYRQAPAQTEASQRMSKALKQYGFKFVGPTICYAFMQAVGMVDDHENHCSFKSQPEQCNL; translated from the coding sequence ATGAGCCTGCAGCGTTGTGGTTGGTGCGGTACAAATGCATTGTATGTGGCCTACCATGACCAGGAATGGGGTCGGCCTGTATATGATGCAGCACAGCTGTTTGAGATGCTCTGCCTGGAGGGGCAACAAGCCGGTTTATCCTGGTTGACTGTACTGAAAAAACGCCCGGCGTATCGCGAACATTTTTTTCAATATCCTATTGCACAAATCGCTGCATTCACCGATGCTGAATTACAGCTGAAATGTCAAGACGCCGGATTAATTCGACATCTGGGCAAACTGCAGGCCATCCGTGACAATGCCTGCGCCTGGCAAACTTTACAACAACAAGAACAGGATATCGTGGCCTGGTTATGGCGTTTTACGCCTTCCCCTCGCCCTATCCATTGCATTACAGATTATCGGCAAGCCCCTGCACAGACAGAGGCAAGTCAGCGTATGTCTAAAGCGCTGAAACAATACGGTTTCAAGTTCGTGGGGCCCACCATCTGTTATGCCTTTATGCAGGCTGTAGGGATGGTGGATGATCACGAAAATCACTGTTCATTTAAATCTCAACCGGAACAATGCAATCTATAA
- a CDS encoding M23 family metallopeptidase, whose product MLRFIQYSVLGLALTLIAACTSTPQKPVVLPSAMVAQLYMTPLPEQLPVPVSKVKTRQLQDTWGASRSNGRLHEGIDIMAPRGTKVHSTTAGLVADLRDNSLGGLVVWILGPAGSWHYYAHLDEHKRGLKVGDYVEAGDLLGYVGNSGNARHTASHLHYAIYLQGKGRGAVNPFPYLR is encoded by the coding sequence GTGTTGCGTTTCATTCAATATAGCGTGTTGGGTTTAGCTTTAACCCTGATTGCGGCCTGTACATCAACACCCCAAAAGCCTGTCGTTTTACCGTCCGCCATGGTCGCACAGCTCTATATGACGCCTTTGCCGGAACAGCTGCCAGTTCCCGTGTCTAAAGTGAAAACCCGCCAACTGCAGGACACCTGGGGAGCCTCGCGCAGCAACGGTCGTTTGCATGAAGGCATCGACATCATGGCTCCACGTGGAACAAAAGTGCATAGCACTACGGCGGGACTGGTCGCTGACCTGCGCGATAACAGCTTGGGTGGTCTGGTGGTCTGGATTCTCGGCCCCGCCGGTTCATGGCATTATTATGCCCACCTGGATGAGCATAAACGTGGCCTGAAAGTCGGTGATTATGTCGAAGCGGGTGACCTGCTCGGCTATGTGGGTAACAGCGGTAACGCACGCCATACTGCGAGCCATTTGCATTACGCAATTTATCTTCAGGGCAAAGGTCGCGGTGCAGTCAACCCTTTCCCTTATTTACGTTAG
- the mutY gene encoding A/G-specific adenine glycosylase, which translates to MSTPFSFSDALLAWFDQYGRHDLPWQLADDPYKVWVSEIMLQQTQVKTVLQYFDRFVQRFPDVEALGQASWDDVAPYWAGLGYYARARNLHKAAGIVSRAGTFPDTLEEWMALPGIGRSTAGALMSLGLRQYGVILDGNVKRVLARFFAIEDDLSKPVHERALWQRAENLCPVERNHDYTQAIMDLGATICTPKKPLCLYCPMQNHCQAHQQGLESELPFKKTKKPVPIKSAQVMLLHCEGEWLWQQRPLSGLWGGLWCLPIFEDATTFIQQQQSFRLSSQPPSIQISHSFTHFTWLLDAHCFTVAGDQKEHLIAELGGEWLSPAQAMNLGIPTAMKKLISAVDL; encoded by the coding sequence ATGAGCACTCCCTTTTCTTTTTCCGATGCATTGCTGGCCTGGTTTGATCAGTATGGCCGCCATGACTTGCCTTGGCAGCTCGCTGATGATCCTTATAAAGTCTGGGTTTCAGAAATCATGTTACAGCAAACCCAGGTCAAAACTGTACTGCAATACTTCGACCGTTTCGTGCAGCGTTTCCCTGATGTAGAAGCACTGGGACAAGCCAGCTGGGATGATGTTGCACCCTACTGGGCCGGTTTAGGGTATTACGCACGCGCACGTAATCTGCACAAAGCTGCCGGCATCGTCAGCCGTGCTGGTACATTTCCCGATACGCTCGAAGAATGGATGGCTTTGCCCGGTATTGGCCGCTCAACCGCAGGGGCATTGATGTCACTGGGGTTACGTCAATATGGCGTGATTCTGGATGGCAATGTGAAACGGGTACTGGCACGATTCTTCGCGATTGAAGATGACTTGTCGAAACCTGTACATGAGCGTGCGTTATGGCAACGTGCTGAAAACTTATGTCCGGTTGAGCGCAATCATGACTATACCCAGGCGATTATGGATCTCGGTGCCACCATCTGTACGCCGAAAAAGCCATTATGCTTGTATTGTCCGATGCAGAATCATTGTCAGGCACATCAACAGGGCTTAGAGAGCGAACTGCCTTTTAAAAAAACCAAAAAGCCGGTCCCGATAAAATCAGCGCAGGTCATGCTGCTGCATTGTGAGGGTGAGTGGCTATGGCAGCAACGTCCACTCAGCGGTTTGTGGGGAGGCCTCTGGTGTCTGCCAATTTTTGAGGATGCCACGACGTTTATCCAGCAACAGCAGAGTTTTCGGCTAAGCAGTCAGCCCCCTTCCATCCAGATTTCCCACAGTTTCACTCATTTCACATGGTTGTTGGACGCTCACTGTTTTACGGTGGCTGGCGATCAAAAAGAACATCTCATCGCCGAACTCGGTGGAGAATGGTTAAGTCCGGCACAAGCTATGAATCTGGGCATCCCGACAGCAATGAAAAAATTGATCTCGGCAGTCGATTTATGA
- a CDS encoding dienelactone hydrolase family protein produces MTVAIKTREIHYTAADGSTLIGYFAAPESETAVAGVLVAPEWWGRNEYTEQRARELAEHGYAALAIDMYGDKKVTTTASQANEWMMQTFQDADTIVTRASASLNTLAGQPEVNADKLAAIGFCYGGKVVLDLARSGAALKAVATFHGNLTPKAPAEKGQVQAEILVLHGELDSMVTLDDVAAFKAEMHAAGVEHEVIVLEGAKHGFSNPLADERAKANGVDLGYNAEAERQSLDAMYELLARQLG; encoded by the coding sequence ATGACTGTAGCCATCAAAACCCGTGAAATTCACTACACAGCAGCAGACGGTAGCACACTGATTGGTTATTTCGCTGCACCTGAGAGTGAGACAGCAGTTGCGGGGGTACTGGTTGCACCAGAATGGTGGGGACGCAATGAATATACGGAACAGCGTGCGCGTGAACTGGCAGAACACGGTTATGCCGCCCTGGCCATCGACATGTATGGCGATAAAAAAGTAACGACCACTGCAAGCCAGGCCAATGAATGGATGATGCAGACGTTTCAGGATGCAGACACCATCGTGACGCGTGCATCAGCCAGTTTAAATACATTAGCTGGCCAGCCAGAAGTGAATGCCGATAAACTGGCAGCTATCGGTTTCTGTTATGGCGGTAAAGTAGTTTTAGATCTCGCACGTTCAGGTGCTGCGCTAAAAGCCGTCGCCACTTTCCATGGCAATTTGACTCCCAAAGCTCCAGCAGAAAAAGGCCAGGTTCAGGCCGAGATTTTAGTCTTGCATGGTGAACTGGACAGCATGGTCACACTCGATGATGTGGCTGCCTTTAAAGCCGAAATGCATGCGGCAGGAGTTGAACACGAAGTGATTGTGCTTGAAGGAGCTAAACATGGCTTTAGTAATCCACTGGCCGATGAACGCGCCAAAGCTAACGGCGTTGACTTGGGTTACAATGCCGAAGCCGAACGCCAGTCTCTCGACGCCATGTATGAATTATTAGCACGTCAACTGGGTTAA
- a CDS encoding DUF1328 domain-containing protein: MFRWAIIFAVIALIASLLGFGGVAGLSKDFAVVLLVIAVILAIVGFVSRGRV; the protein is encoded by the coding sequence ATGTTTCGTTGGGCTATTATTTTTGCTGTGATTGCACTGATTGCAAGTCTGCTAGGTTTTGGTGGTGTGGCAGGCTTATCCAAAGATTTTGCCGTGGTATTGTTGGTCATCGCGGTCATCCTTGCGATTGTCGGCTTTGTTTCTCGTGGTAGGGTCTAA
- a CDS encoding YcgN family cysteine cluster protein: MSSPLRPQFWKKYTLEQLNDAEWEALCDGCGLCCLVKLEDEDTAEVAYTKVACKLLDCQTARCQDYVQRQQQVPDCIQLTPEKLATIHWLPPSCAYRRLNEGKNLPSWHYLNTGSRQSVIKAKKSAAGRCIPENTINEEDIEDYVVRWVR; encoded by the coding sequence ATGTCCAGCCCACTTCGTCCACAATTCTGGAAAAAATATACCCTCGAACAGCTGAATGATGCTGAGTGGGAAGCCCTGTGTGATGGCTGTGGTTTATGCTGTCTGGTCAAGCTAGAAGATGAAGACACCGCAGAGGTGGCTTATACCAAGGTGGCGTGTAAACTCTTGGATTGCCAGACCGCCCGTTGTCAGGACTATGTACAGCGGCAGCAACAGGTACCTGACTGTATACAGCTAACCCCGGAAAAATTAGCCACCATTCACTGGTTACCCCCAAGCTGCGCTTATCGGCGCCTGAACGAAGGTAAAAATCTGCCTTCCTGGCATTACCTCAATACCGGTTCTCGACAGAGTGTCATTAAGGCCAAGAAATCGGCAGCTGGACGTTGTATTCCGGAAAATACAATCAACGAAGAAGACATCGAAGACTACGTAGTGCGTTGGGTACGTTAA
- a CDS encoding replication-associated recombination protein A — MSDTHIPLPERLRPRDLSEIIGQEHLLGAQAPLRQMIDQGHLPSIIFWGPPGVGKTTIALLLAQAVDRPFVSLSALNTGVKELREVIAESGDLLTPVVFIDEIHRFNKSQQDALLNAVEKGKITLIGATTENPSFEVNSALLSRCQVYTLNSLDAEAIQTLLNKALQNDAFLKERYIQIEEYDALIQFAAGDARKALNLLDLIASTFEPDMENHITNAIVVKVAQQNIARYDKSGEQHYDLASAFIKSIRGSDPDATLYWMARMLKGGEDPVFIARRMLIAASEDIGNSNPNALLLAGECFRSVQAVGMPEARIILGQTAVYLATSPKSNSTYLAINRALVLAEKTANLPVPLHLRNAPTKLMKQQGYGTDYLYPHDYPEHFVLQEYLPPELQGTKLYESARNKREVEAERLQQRRWMQQQQQQ; from the coding sequence ATGTCAGATACTCATATTCCATTGCCTGAACGTTTACGCCCTCGTGATTTATCGGAAATTATCGGGCAGGAGCATTTGCTGGGTGCACAGGCACCATTACGACAAATGATCGATCAGGGGCATTTGCCTTCGATTATTTTCTGGGGGCCGCCTGGGGTGGGGAAAACCACAATTGCTTTGCTGCTGGCCCAAGCGGTTGATCGTCCTTTTGTCAGCCTGTCCGCGTTAAATACCGGCGTAAAGGAACTGCGCGAAGTGATTGCTGAGAGTGGTGATTTACTGACGCCTGTGGTGTTTATCGATGAGATTCACCGTTTTAATAAATCCCAGCAGGACGCCTTACTGAATGCTGTCGAGAAAGGCAAAATTACCCTGATTGGCGCCACGACCGAAAACCCTTCTTTCGAAGTAAACAGTGCGTTGTTGTCACGTTGCCAAGTTTATACTTTAAACAGTTTGGATGCGGAAGCAATCCAGACCTTGTTGAATAAGGCCCTGCAAAATGATGCTTTTCTGAAAGAACGTTATATCCAGATTGAGGAATACGACGCGCTTATTCAGTTTGCGGCGGGAGACGCACGTAAGGCACTGAATCTGTTAGATCTGATTGCTAGCACCTTTGAACCCGATATGGAAAACCACATTACGAATGCGATTGTGGTGAAAGTTGCGCAGCAGAATATTGCCCGTTATGACAAGTCGGGTGAGCAGCATTACGATCTGGCATCGGCATTTATCAAATCGATTCGTGGCAGTGATCCAGATGCTACCTTGTACTGGATGGCTCGCATGCTGAAAGGCGGCGAAGATCCGGTTTTTATTGCGCGCCGTATGCTGATTGCCGCCTCTGAAGATATTGGTAATTCCAATCCAAACGCTTTATTGCTGGCAGGCGAGTGCTTCCGTTCCGTACAGGCAGTGGGGATGCCGGAAGCACGGATTATTCTGGGTCAGACCGCCGTGTATCTGGCGACCAGCCCGAAAAGTAACAGTACCTACCTGGCGATTAACCGTGCCTTGGTACTCGCAGAGAAAACAGCCAATTTACCGGTACCGTTACATTTGCGCAATGCACCTACCAAACTGATGAAACAGCAAGGTTACGGCACAGATTATCTGTATCCTCATGACTATCCGGAGCACTTTGTACTGCAAGAGTATCTACCGCCTGAACTGCAAGGTACCAAGCTGTATGAGTCAGCACGAAACAAACGTGAAGTTGAAGCTGAACGTTTGCAACAGCGTCGTTGGATGCAGCAGCAACAGCAGCAATAA
- a CDS encoding thermostable hemolysin has translation MTLFKQQFPIEFQDREKRFKVYFVDQAHFLRNDCEHFIQQRFQAIYHANIHQFLPYFLAIFDQNNSCQAVVGLRFATEPALFLEQYLDQPIQNIISEKTGKSFARPQMVEVGNLSGIHHGSSRLIIIFLTWLLAHNHYQWVAFTGHHHLINSFKKLGLSPLALQDADPARLEQGQQDWGNYYSFQPHVFAADVKQCALNLNQLGVFPLLGLAAFEENIDDVA, from the coding sequence ATGACCTTATTCAAACAGCAGTTTCCAATCGAGTTTCAAGATCGAGAAAAGCGCTTTAAGGTCTATTTTGTGGATCAGGCACATTTTCTGCGAAATGATTGTGAACATTTTATTCAACAACGTTTTCAGGCGATTTATCACGCCAATATTCATCAATTTTTACCTTATTTTTTAGCGATTTTTGATCAGAACAATAGCTGTCAGGCGGTGGTCGGATTACGTTTCGCCACAGAGCCAGCACTTTTTTTAGAACAATATTTAGATCAACCGATTCAAAATATTATTAGTGAAAAAACCGGTAAATCCTTTGCACGTCCACAGATGGTTGAAGTTGGGAATTTATCGGGCATCCATCATGGTAGTTCCAGACTGATCATTATTTTTCTTACCTGGTTACTGGCTCATAATCATTATCAATGGGTGGCGTTTACTGGGCATCATCACCTGATCAATAGTTTTAAGAAACTCGGCTTGAGCCCACTCGCCTTACAGGATGCTGATCCTGCACGTTTGGAGCAGGGGCAGCAGGATTGGGGGAACTATTATTCTTTTCAGCCGCATGTTTTTGCTGCGGACGTGAAGCAATGTGCGCTTAACCTCAATCAATTAGGCGTATTTCCTTTACTGGGTTTAGCAGCTTTTGAGGAGAATATTGATGATGTCGCCTGA